A region from the Lolium perenne isolate Kyuss_39 chromosome 4, Kyuss_2.0, whole genome shotgun sequence genome encodes:
- the LOC127297183 gene encoding NAC domain-containing protein 22-like, whose protein sequence is MAMSTMEVEQDLPGFRFHPTEEELLGFYLSRVALGKKLHFDIIGTLNIYRHDPWDLPRMAKIGEREWYFFVPRDRKAGSGGRPNRTTQRGFWKATGSDRAIRSTADPKRVIGLKKTLVFYQGRAPRGTKTDWVMNEYRLPDAGIATEGPPKEDMVLCKIYRKATPLKELEQRASAMDEMMTQRPSGCGGVARTSLVPATAGHDYVSSSDHVQDNFLFHSSSSSSAALSGNSTNYGTCREAKKEADVTTVTVASTPSLPQAANQSYNFQLPAANQSCTFEPPAANAPCSLQLPVASNGMFELPSLQLPASSHGVFDWLQEPFLTQLRSPWQDQHCLSPYAHLLYY, encoded by the coding sequence ATGGCAATGTCGACCATGGAGGTCGAGCAGGACCTCCCCGGCTTCCGGTTCCACCCCACGGAGGAGGAGCTCCTGGGCTTCTACCTCTCCCGCGTCGCCCTCGGCAAGAAGCTCCACTTCGACATCATCGGCACACTCAACATCTACCGCCACGACCCCTGGGATCTCCCAAGGATGGCCAAGATCGGGGAGAGGGAGTGGTACTTCTTCGTGCCGCGTGACCGGAAGGCCGGCAGCGGCGGCCGGCCGAACCGGACGACGCAGCGCGGGTTCTGGAAGGCGACGGGGTCCGACAGGGCCATCCGGAGCACCGCCGACCCCAAGCGGGTCATCGGCCTCAAGAAGACGCTCGTCTTTTACCAGGGCCGCGCGCCGCGGGGCACCAAGACGGACTGGGTCATGAACGAGTATCGCCTCCCCGACGCCGGCATCGCAACGGAGGGGCCGCCCAAGGAGGACATGGTGCTGTGCAAGATATACCGGAAGGCCACGCCGCTCAAGGAGCTCGAGCAGAGGGCCTCCGCAATGGACGAGATGATGACGCAGAGGCCCAGCGGCTGCGGCGGCGTGGCGAGGACGTCTCTGGTTCCGGCCACAGCCGGCCACGACTACGTATCATCGTCCGACCACGTCCAGGACAATTTCCTGTTCCACTCCTCTTCGTCATCGTCAGCGGCGCTGTCTGGCAACAGCACGAACTACGGCACATGCAGGGAAGCCAAGAAGGAGGCGGACGTCACCACAGTGACGGTGGCGTCGACGCCGTCTCTGCCGCAAGCGGCGAACCAGTCCTACAACTTCCAGCTCCCGGCGGCGAACCAGTCCTGCACCTTTGAGCCCCCAGCGGCGAATGCACCCTGCAGCCTCCAGCTACCGGTGGCGAGCAATGGGATGTTCGAACTGCCCAGCCTACAGCTCCCGGCTTCGAGCCACGGAGTGTTCGACTGGCTGCAGGAACCGTTCCTGACGCAGCTGCGGAGCCCGTGGCAGGATCAGCATTGCCTGTCCCCCTACGCACATCTGCTCTACTATTGA